One window from the genome of Cricetulus griseus strain 17A/GY chromosome 2, alternate assembly CriGri-PICRH-1.0, whole genome shotgun sequence encodes:
- the Arap3 gene encoding arf-GAP with Rho-GAP domain, ANK repeat and PH domain-containing protein 3 isoform X9 — MMGSPWWKDGHSCLVLASEDPFPKGVIPLTAIEMTRSSKDNKFQVVTGQRVFVFRTESEAQRDIWCSTLQSCLKEQRLLGHPRPPHPPRPLRTGMLELRGHKAKVFAALIPGELALYKSEQAFSLGIGICFIELQGCSVRETKSRSFDLLTPHRCFSFTAESGGARQSWAAALQEAVTETLSDYEVAEKVWSNRANRHCADCGASRPDWAAVNLGVVICKQCAGQHRALGSGISKVQSLKLDTSVWSNEIVQLFIVLGNDRANSFWAGALPPGEGLHPESAPGPRGEFISRKYKLGLFRKPHPQHPDHSQLLQALCAAMAGPNLLKNMTQLLCVEATEGEEPWSPSALNGSLHSLLPSDSSPGVYNEVVVPATYRNFLYCGPISNKAGAPPLRRGRDAPPRLWCVLGAALEMFASESSPEPLSLLQPQDVVCLGVSPPPADPGDLDRFPFSFELILTGGRIQHFATDGADSLEAWISAVGKWFSPLSCHQLLGPGLLRMGRLWLRSPSHSGPAPGLWLSGFGLLRGDHLFLCPAPGPGPPAPEDMVHLRRLQEISVVSAAETPDKKEHLVLVETGRTLYLQGEGRLDFAAWNTAIGGAAGGGGTGLQEQQMSRGDIPIIVDACISFVTQHGLRLEGVYRKGGARARSLRLLAEFRRDARSVKLRPREHFVEDVTDTLKRFFRELDDPVTSARLLPRWREAAELPQKNQRLEKYKEVIGCLPRVNRRTLATLIGHLYRVQKCAALNQMCTRNLALLFAPSVFQTDGRGEHEVRILQELIDGYISVFDIDSDQAAQIDLEVSLITTWKDVQLSQAGDLIMEVYIEQQLPDNCVTLKVSPTLTAEELSNQVLEMRGTTSGTDLWVTFEILEHGELERPLHPKEKVLEQALQWCQLPEPCSASLLLRKVSMAHAGCLFTGVRRESPRVGLLRCREEPPRLLGSRFQERFFLVRGHCLLLLKEKKSSKPEREWSLEGAKVYLGIRKKLKPPTPWGFTLILDKMHLCLSCTDEDEMWDWTTSILKAQHDDQQSVVLRRHSSSDLARQKFGTMPLLPIRGDDSGATLLSANQTLRRLHNRRTLSMFFPMKSPQGSVEEQDELEEPVYEEPVYEEVGAFPELTKDTAAFSSTWEWTAKSKTPLASHRSFDQTPVSKASQEEKTPDYSPGPPSKSGPQARGSLEEQLLQELNNLILRKGEPATCPESPSQPTSPQAPSATSISTQAPSLPTQTPNTSNLASSQPLT, encoded by the exons GCCTTCTCTCTGGGCATTGGGATCTGCTTCATTGAACTGCAAGGCTGCAGTGTCCGAGAGACCAAGAGTCGAAGCTTCGATCTGCTCACACCCCATCGTTGCTTCAG CTTCACAGCCGAGTCTGGGGGGGCTCGACAGAGCTGGGCGGCCGCTCTGCAAGAAGCAGTAACCGAGACCCTGTCTGACTACGAGGTGGCTGAGAAGGTCTGGTCAAATCGGGCAAACCGACACTGTGCAGATTGCGGGGCCTCCCGCCCAGATTGGGCTGCTGTCAACCTGGGGGTGGTGATCTGCAAGCAGTGTGCAG GTCAGCACCGGGCCCTGGGCTCTGGGATCTCCAAGGTGCAGAGCCTAAAGCTGGACACGAGTGTCTGGAGTAATGAGATAGTTCAG TTGTTCATTGTCCTGGGAAATGATCGTGCCAACAGCTTCTGGGCAGGGGCACTACCCCCAGGTGAAGGGCTGCACCCAGAATCAGCCCCTGGGCCTCGGGGAGAGTTCATCTCCAGAAAGTATAAGCTGGGTCTCTTCCGGAAGCCCCATCCTCAGCATCCGGATCATAGCCAGCTTCTACAG GCACTGTGTGCAGCTATGGCGGGACCCAACTTGCTAAAGAACATGACCCAGCTCCTCTGTGTAGAAGCCACTGAGGGAGAGGAGCCCTGGTCCCCTTCAGCCCTCAATGGCAGCTTGCATAGCCTTCTACCATCAG ACTCCTCCCCTGGAGTATACAACGAGGTGGTAGTGCCTGCCACTTACAGAAATTTCCTGTACTGTGGTCCCATCAGCAACAAGGCTGGAGCCCCACCCCTACGCAGGGGCCGGGATG CTCCTCCCCGCCTGTGGTGTGTCCTGGGAGCCGCCCTGGAAATGTTTGCATCAGAGAGCAGCCCTGAACCCCTCAgccttctccagccccaggatgtTGTATGTCTGGGTGTAAGCCCCCCACCTGCTGATCCAGGTGACCTTGACAG gtttccattttcctttgaaCTCATCCTCACTGGGGGAAGAATCCAGCATTTTGCCACAGATGGAGCAGACAGTCTGGAGGCCTGGATCAGTGCAGTGGGCAAG TGGTTCTCCCCACTCAGCTGTCACCAGCTGCTGGGTCCTGGGTTACTTCGGATGGGACGCCTGTGGCTACGGTCCCCCTCCCACTCAGGGCCGGCCCCGGGACTCTGGCTGTCAGGGTTCGGCCTCCTTCGTGGTGACCACCTCTTCCTGTGTCCCGCGCCGGGCCCTGGTCCCCCAGCCCCTGAGGACATGGTGCATTTACGGCGTCTACAGGAGATCA GTGTGGTCTCTGCAGCTGAAACTCCAGACAAAAAGGAGCATTTGGTCCTGGTAGAGACAGGAAG GACCCTGTATTTGCAGGGGGAAGGTCGGCTAGACTTTGCAGCATGGAATACAGCCATTGGGGGTGCTGCTGGAGGGGGTGGCACAGGGCTGCAGGAGCAGCAGATGAGCCGGGGAGACATCCCTATCATTGTGGATGCTTGCATCAGTTTTGTAACACAGCATG GGCTTCGGCTGGAAGGTGTATATCGGAAAGGGGGTGCTCGGGCCCGTAGCCTGCGACTCTTGGCTGAATTTAGGAGGGATGCCCGGTCAGTGAAGCTCCGACCACGGGAACACTTTGTAGAAGATGTTACTGACACACTCAAACGCTTCTTTCGAGAGCTTGATGACCCTGTGACCTCTGCTAGGTTGCTGCCTCGCTGGAGGGAGGCTGCAG AGCTTCCCCAGAAGAATCAGCGCCTGGAGAAATACAAAGAAGTGATTGGCTGCCTGCCTCGAGTAAACCGCCGAACACTGGCCACCCTCATCGGGCATCTCTATCG GGTACAGAAGTGTGCTGCTCTAAACCAGATGTGCACACGAAACCTGGCCCTGCTGTTTGCACCTAGTGTGTTCCAGACGGATGGGCGGGGAGAGCATGAGGTGCGGATACTACAGGAGCTCATCGACGGCTACATCTCTGTCTTTGAT ATTGACTCTGACCAGGCAGCTCAGATCGACTTGGAGGTCAGTCTCATCACCACCTGGAAGGATGTGCAG TTGTCCCAGGCTGGAGACCTCATCATGGAGGTTTATATAGAACAGCAGCTCCCGGATAATTGTGTCACCCTAAAG GTGTCCCCAACACTGACTGCTGAGGAACTGAGTAACCAGGTGCTGGAGATGCGAGGGACAACATCAGGGACAGACTTGTGGGTGACATTTGAAATTCTTGAACACGGAGAGCTTG AGAGGCCACTGCACCCCAAAGAAAAGGTCCTAGAGCAGGCCCTGCAATGGTGCCAGCTTCCAGAGCCCTGCTCAGCCTCTCTGCTTCTGAGAAAAGTCTCCATGGCACACGCTGGCTGCCTTTTCACAG GAGTCCGGCGTGAGAGCCCACGGGTGGGGTTGCTACGGTGTCGTGAGGAGCCACCTCGCTTGTTGGGAAGCCGCTTCCAGGAGAGGTTCTTTTTGGTGCGTGGCCACTGCCTGCTGCTGCTCAAAGAAAAGAAG AGCTCTAAACCAGAACGGGAGTGGTCTCTGGAAGGTGCCAAGGTCTACCTGGGAATCCGCAAGAAGTTAAAACCTCCAACACC GTGGGGCTTCACTTTGATACTGGATAAGATGCACCT CTGTCTGTCCTGCACTGATGAGGATGAGATGTGGGACTGGACCACAAGCATTCTTAAAGCCCAG CATGATGACCAGCAGTCGGTGGTTTTACGTCGTCATTCCTCCTCTGACCTTGCTCGTCAGAAGTTTGGCACTATGCCCTTGCTGCCCATCCGAGGGGATGATAGTGGAGCCACTCTTCTCTCTGCCAATCAGACCCTG CGGCGGCTACACAACCGGAGGACCTTATCCATGTTCTTT CCAATGAAGTCACCCCAGGGGTCTGTGGAGGAGCAAGATGAGCTGGAGGAGCCTGTGTATGAAGAGCCAGTGTATGAGGAGGTCGGGGCTTTCCCTGAGCTTACCAAGGACACGGCCGCCTTCTCTTCCACATGGGAGTGGACAGCCAAGTCAAAGACACCCCTTGCCAGCCACAGGTCCTTTGATCAAACCCCTGTCTCcaaagcaagccaggaggagaagACACCAGACTATTCTCCAGGCCCCCCTTCAAAGAGCGGTCCTCAGGCACGGGGGTCCCTGGAGGAACAGCTGCTCCAGGAGCTCAACAACCTCATCCTGAGGAAGGGAGAGCCTGCCACATGTCCAGAAAGTCCTTCCCAGCCCACCAGTCCCCAAGCCCCCAGCGCCACCAGCATTTCAACACAGGCACCCAGTTTACCTACCCAAACTCCCAACACTTCCAACCTAGCCTCCAGCCAGCCTCTCACATGA